A genomic stretch from Kwoniella europaea PYCC6329 chromosome 2, complete sequence includes:
- a CDS encoding methylenetetrahydrofolate reductase produces MPKITSLLEDRKGPFHTFEFFPPRTEAGLVNLLDRIQRLASAPLPSPLAVSVTWGAGGSTADKSLELAEHITKLGLEVILHLTCTNMPKEKVDQALEKCESLGIRNILALRGDAPRSEEYSTEPNPQPDYFQHADDLVRYIRKNYDDYFSIGVAGYPTPHPDSDSPESDLEYLKVKCDAGADFIVTQLFYDVQGFLDWVKVCREKGITQPIIPGIMPIQNFSSFRRLVNLTKCPVPESISSDLLPISSDDSSVKKYGAELATKMVKQILDSGLVPGIHFCTLNLEKSVRTILENLNWTATSTVNVEKSPLVRHNRLIEDDQPTTNGAIAINGHSTSNHNQQISELSISPSEASQIAQWGLQHHSLPPVPKKAAIQGGAPSNSGQGQEDSWDEYPNGRFTDVRSPAYGEIDGWGSGLKITAAQALKEWGTPTTLSELSEFFTSYLKSSPQTPTTPFCDLPLSPESLTILPYLLELNSAKMNCWTVGSQPAVDAVNSEDPIHGWGPRGGYVFQKSFVEFFVKPEEVRKLKDKVEKRGGGKISFYAGNKKGDFKTNTEEDTVNAVTWGVFPGQEIVQSTIIETESFLAWKEEAFDIWTEWSLLYPRHSPARKLLEGIASEWWLVSLIHHDYKDKEALWRFLLEE; encoded by the exons ATGCCAAAGATCACCTCTCTTCTGGAAGATCGCAAAGGTCCATTCCATACTTTCGAGTTCTTCCCACCGAGGACAGAGGCAGGTCTGGTCAATCTGCTCGATCGTATTCAGAGATTGGCTTCTGCCccattaccttcacctttggCAGTATCAGTCACTTGGGGAGCTGGAGGATCAACAGCAGATAAGTCATTGGAACTAGCGGAACATATCACGAAGCTGGGTTTGGAAGTGATATTGCATTTGACATGCACGAACATGCCGAAAGAGAAAGTCGATCAGGCTTTGGAG AAATGCGAGTCACTCGGAATTCGAAATATCCTAGCATTAAGAGGCGATGCACCACGATCTGAGGAATATTCCACCGAACCCAATCCTCAACCAGACTATTTTCAACATGCCGATGATCTTGTCCGATACATCAGAAAGAACTATGATGATTATTTCAGTATTGGTGTAGCTGGATACCCAACCCCTCATCCTGACAGCGACTCACCTGAATCGGATTTAGAATACCTCAAAGTGAAATGTGATGCAGGAGCGGACTTCATCGTCACGCAGTTGTTTTATGATGTCCAAGGGTTTTTGGATTGGGTGAAAGTTTGTAGagagaaag GTATCACACAACCAATCATACCCGGTATCATGCCCATCCAaaacttctcttccttccgAAGACTAGTCAATCTCACCAAATGTCCCGTACCCgaatcaatctcttctgatTTATTACCAATCTCATCGGATGACTCGTCCGTCAAGAAATACGGAGCTGAACTAGCTACCAAGATGGTCAAACAAATCTTAGATTCTGGCTTGGTCCCCGGAATCCACTTTTGCACTCTAAACTTGGAAAAATCAGTTAGAACCATATTAGAAAACCTCAATTGGACTGCCACTTCTACAGTTAATGTGGAGAAATCACCTCTGGTGAGACATAATAGGTtaattgaagatgatcagccTACCACCAACGGTGCGATAGCTATCAATGGTCATTCAACCTCCAATCACAATCAACAAATATCGGAATTATCCATTAGTCCAAGTGAAGCTAGTCAAATCGCACAATGGGGCTTACAACACCACTCGTTACCACCTGTTCCCAAGAAAGCTGCCATCCAAGGTGGTGCACCCTCGAACAGTGGTCAGGGTCAAGAAGATTCTTGGGACGAATATCCAAATGGTAGATTTACGGATGTGAGATCCCCTGCTTATGGTGAGATTGACGGTTGGGGAAGTGGTTTGAAGATTACC GCTGCCCAAGCATTGAAAGAATGGGGTACACCCACGACCCTTTCTGAACTTTCGGAATTTTTCACTTCGTacctcaaatcatctcctcAGACACCTACTACCCCTTTCTGTGACTTACCACTATCCCCCGAGTCATTGACGATCTTACCGTATTTATTGGAATTGAATTCGGCGAAAATGAACTGCTGGACTGTAGGTTCACAACCTGCTGTAGATGCTGTCAATTCCGAAGATCCCATACATGGTTGGGGTCCAAGAGGCGGATATGTATTCCAGAAATCGTTCGTGGAGTTCTTCGTCAAGCCGGAAGAGGTCAGGAAATTGAAAGACAAGGttgagaagagaggtgggGGGAAGATTAGCTTTTATGCTGGTAataagaag GGAGATTTCAAAACGAACACTGAAGAAGATACTGTCAACGCAGTTACATGGGGTGTATTCCCAGGTCAAGAGATCGTTCAGTCTACTATCATCGAAACTGAATCTTTCTTAgcttggaag GAAGAAGCATTTGATATCTGGACAGAATGGTCGTTACTTTATCCTAGACATTCACCCGCACGTAAGTTGTTAGAAGGCATAGCGAGCGAATGGTGGTTGGTCAGTTTGATCCATCATGATTACAAGGATAAAGAAGCTTTGTGGAGGTTCTTACTTGAAGAGTAA
- a CDS encoding diphthamide biosynthesis protein 1: MDAVEGIEKPINPKPTTKPRKRFVGSSKAGSSSSSGRTPIRRVANQIPDNILNDPQLNAAIAGLPGNYNFEIHKTIHHIRRDGVKSVALQMPEGLMMYGCAIADIIETFTGALPMLLADVTYGACCIDDYTAKEMGAEMIVHYGHSCLIPVSQTTLKTLYVFVEISIDTKHLSLSVRRNFPSSREAFHRLVLGAGAAQPGSKVPIQLEESDQVAQNKSSTVTEIPNAAKKEQTEEEQLPTRLALVSTIQFIASIQSLRDDLEKSMPPLDEQPQDSVTEKEKQDGPLSRVEKGEIGVWRGKYDITIPQVKPLSPGEILGCTAPKLGEVDGLIYVGDGRFHLESIMIANPSVPAFRYDPYSKKFTRETYEHTEMRGIRGDAVKEARKGLVEKGSGSWAVLLGTLGRQGSLSVLKSITSTLPTNSIPPLLILLSELSPLKLSLFSQEEISTFIQTSCPRLSIDWGYAFSRPLLSPYEASVASGRIKGWAGLSLASTSNGQESGEGDYPMDFYADASLGPWTPRHKVKV; this comes from the exons ATGGACGCAGTAGAAGGTATAGAGAAACCTATCAACCCCAAACCAACCACCAAGCCCCGAAAGAGGTTCGTGGGAAGTTCCAAAGCCGGTAGTTCATCTTCGTCGGGTAGAACACCAATAAGAAGAGTTGCGAATCAGATTCCGGATAATATACTTAATGATCCCCAGCTGAATGCTGCCATCGCAG GATTACCTGGAAATTATAATTTCGAGATACACAAGACTATCCATCACATCCGACGAGATGGTGTGAAATCTGTAGCATTGCAGATGCCAGAGGgtttgatgatgtatggttGTGCGATTGCCGACATTATCGAAAC GTTCACTGGTGCTTTACCCATGTTATTGGCTGATGTGACTTACGGGGCATGTT GTATAGACGATTATACAGCAAAAGAGATGGGTGCAGAGATGATAGTTCATTATGGACATTCATGTTTGA TACCTGTATCTCAAACAACCCTGAAGACGCTATACGTCTTCGTTGAAATATCCATCGATACCAAACATCTATCCCTATCTGTTCGACGcaatttcccttcttcccgAGAAGCCTTCCACCGCTTGGTCTTGGGTGCAGGTGCAGCACAGCCAGGATCGAAAGTACCTATCCAATTGGAAGAATCAGACCAAGTCGCCCAGAACAAATCTTCAACAGTTACAGAAATACCAAACGCTGCCAAGAAGGAAcagacagaagaagaacaactACCAACGAGATTAGCTTTAGTCTCCACTATCCAGTTTATAGCTTCCATCCAATCCCTTCGAGACGATTTGGAAAAATCCATGCCACCTTTAGACGAACAACCACAAGATAGTGTGacagaaaaggaaaagcaGGATGGGCCGTTAAGTAGAGTCGAAAAAGGTGAAATAGGAGTATGGAGAGGGAAGTATGATATAACTATACCACAGGTCAAACCTTTATCGCCCGGTGAGATATTAGGTTGTACGGCTCCGAAATTGGGTGAAGTGGATggattgat CTACGTGGGAGACGGTCGATTCCACCTCGAATCGATCATGATAGCGAACCCATCCGTACCTGCGTTCAGGTATGATCCGTACTCCAAGAAGTTCACCAGGGAGACATACGAGCATACTGAGATGCGTGGAATAAGGGGTGATGCCGTCAAAGAAGCTAGGAAAGGGTTGGTCGAGAAAGGAAGTGGGAGTTGGGCGGTGTTGTTGGGTACATTGGGTAGACAAGGAAGTCTGAGCGtcttgaag TCAATAACTTCAACTCTCCCAACCAATTCTATACCACCTTTATTAATCCTATTATCTGAATTATCACCCCTCAAATTATCATTATTCTCTCAAGAAGAAATATCAACCTTTATTCAAACTTCTTGTCCTAGGTTATCGATCGATTGGGGTTACGCATTCTCCAGACCACTCTTAAGTCCTTACGAGGCTAGTGTAGCCTCTGGTAGGATCAAGGGATGGGCCGGTCTTTCACTTGCAAGTACCAGCAACGGGCAGGAAtcgggagaaggagattatcCAATGGATTTCTATGCCGATGCAAGTTTGGGTCCTTGGACACCTAGACATAAAGTCAAGGTTTGA
- a CDS encoding ATP-dependent RNA helicase ded1, translating to MTTGPVNGLNGLEAKFNSGMKLNPERPAYVPPHMRNRGPPVPQFNNGPASAGPDYHQSPTGLPTPATTPPQSRGSYAPSAARGGAFPPASAPRSEDGGWGAPRRGPAEPRSFGGGAPGFGSWKNGEHVLGARNPRLEKELFGEVGDGVHQSTGINFDKYADIPVEATGTGVPEPVTEFTNPPIDPVLLENIQSARYTTPTPVQKYSLPIVAGGRDLMACAQTGSGKTGGFLFPILSAMFTYGPIAPPPDNSYGGGYNNRRKAYPTALVLAPTRELVSQIHDEARKFAYRSWARPAVVYGGADIGQQIRALDRGCDLLSATPGRLVDLIERGKISLANVKYLVLDEADRMLDMGFEPQIRQIVEGEDMPGVMDRQTLMFSATFPKEIQMLARSFLKDYIFLSVGRVGSTSENITQRIEYVDDADKRSLLLDLLLAEQSGGLILVFVETKRMADSLCDFLQNQRHNATSIHGDRTQREREAALHAFRTGRAPILVATAVAARGLDIPNVTHVILYDLPTDVAEYTHRIGRTGRAGNTGTSTAFFNRQNLNISRELIDLLKEANQVVPQWLVDVSSERSFGGFGGRGGRGRGGGGGGGRMGGRDVRQGGGGFGGGAPRGGNSYGGGYGGYGGGGGGGFPPAAASGGASWW from the exons ATGACAACTGGTCCTGTTAACGGTTTGAATGGCCTCGAAGCCAAGTTCAACA GCGGTATGAAGCTCAACCCCGAGCGACCCGCTTACGTTCCACCTCATATGAGGAACAGAGGACCTCCCGTACCTCAATTCAACAATGGTCCTGCATCCGCTGGTCCGGATTACCACCAATCCCCTACCGGATTACCCACTCCCGCCACTACCCCTCCTCAATCGAGAGGATCGTACGCTCCTTCCGCTGCTAGAGGTGGCGCTTTCCCTCCTGCCAGTGCACCAAGATCCGAAGATGGCGGATGGGGCGCACCAAGAAGAGGCCCTGCCGAACCTCGATCTTTTGGCGGTGGTGCTCCAGGTTTCGgaagttggaagaatggtgaaCACGTCCTTGGTGCTAGAAACCCaagattggagaaagaaCTCTTCGGTGAAGTTGGTGATGGTGTCCACCAA TCTACTGGTATCAACTTCGACAAATACGCCGATATCCCCGTTGAGGCTACTGGTACTGGAGTTCCTGAACCCGTCACCGAATTCACCAACCCCCCTATCGACCCTGTACTTCTCGAGAACATTCAATCCGCTCGATACACCACCCCCACTCCTGTTCAGAAATACTCTCTCCCCATTGTTGCTGGTGGAAGAGACTTGATGGCTTGTGCCCAAACCGGTTCAGGAAAGACTGGTGGTTTCCTTTTCCCTATCCTCTCAGCCATGTTCACCTACGGTCCCATCGCTCCTCCCCCTGACAACAGCTACGGAGGTGGGTACAACAACCGAAGAAAGGCCTACCCAACTGCCCTTGTGCTTGCTCCTACCCGAGAATTGGTATCTCAAATCCACGACGAAGCTAGAAAGTTCGCCTACCGATCATGGGCTCGACCTGCCGTTGTCTACGGTGGTGCCGACATTGGTCAACAAATCCGAGCTCTTGACCGAGGATGTGATCTCCTCTCAGCCACTCCCGGTCGACTGGTCGACTTGATTGAGCGAGGTAAAATCTCGCTTGCCAACGTCAAGTATCTCGTCcttgatgaagctgatcgaaTGCTCGATATGGGTTTCGAGCCTCAAATCAGACAAATcgtcgaaggtgaagatatgCCCGGAGTAATGGACAGACAAACCCTCATGTTCTCTGCCACTTTCCCCAAAGAAATCCAAATGCTCGCTCGATCTTTCCTCAAAGACTACATCTTCCTTTCCGTCGGTCGAGTTGGTTCCACCTCTGAGAACATCACTCAACGAATTGAATACGTCGACGATGCCGACAAACGATCATTGCTTCTCGACTTGTTGCTTGCTGAGCAATCTGGAGgtttgatcttggtcttcgTAGAGACTAAGAGAATGGCCGACAGTCTATGTGACTTCTTGCAAAATCAACGACACAACGCCACTTCCATCCACGGTGATCGAACTCAACGGGAACGAGAAGCTGCTCTCCACGCTTTCAGAACCGGTCGGGCTCCTATCCTCGTTGCTACTGCTGTCGCTGCTCGAGGTTTGGATATCCCTAACGTCACCCACGTCATCCTTTATGACCTTCCTACTGACGTTGCCGAATACACCCACCGAATTGGTCGAACTGGTCGAGCAGGTAACACTGGTACTTCCACTGCCTTCTTCAACAGACAAAACTTGAACATCTCCCGAGAACTTATCGATCTCCTCAAAGAAGCCAACCAAGTCGTTCCTCAATGGCTCGTCGACGTTAGCTCCGAAAGGTCCTTCGGTGGATTTGGCGGACGAGGTGGACGAGGAcgaggcggtggtggtggtggtggaagaatgggtggaagagatgtaagacaaggtggtggtggattcGGTGGTGGTGCCCCTCGAGGTGGTAACAGCTACGGAGGTGGTTATGGAGGTTacggcggtggtggtggtggtggtttcCCACCCGCTGCTGCCTCTGGCGGTGCCAGTTGGTGGTAA